A segment of the Aureliella helgolandensis genome:
ACCGATAGGCCGGGCTTCCAGGGGGCTGAAATGGAAAGCTGTAGCGCAGGGGAGTGTGAGCGCCGACCAGAGCGTGACGGTGTAGCCGAACGAATGGAAGAAGGGGAGAATGCCCAGCACCATATCGTCCTCATTGAGATGGATCGCTTCGTCGATCGCCAGAATGTTGCTGGTGATGTTGCCACCGGTCAGGACAACACCCTTGGGGATGCCGGTCGACCCCGAAGTGAAAATAATAGTCAGTGGGTCGCAATGGCGTTGATGCGATAAGCCCAATGCTCTGTGCAGGCCATCGGCAGAACGAAAATTCGCATTGAGAAATGCAAAGAGTTTATCCCCGACCGAGATCTCTTCCTTAACATCTTCCAAGTAGATCAAGGGGCAGCCCAGGTCGACTCCCACTTTCTCCATGAATTTGCGACTGGTGATGACGTGTTTTAATCCCGCCGCCGCACAGCACTGCTGCAGCACTTCTGAAGTGACCGTATAGTTCAGGTTGACCGCGACGCGGTCGGCCAGTGCCAATGCAAAATTCGCGGCAACGGCCGGTACGACCGGCGGTAGAAAGATGCCCACATGTTTTTCATCTTCGGCGAGCGCGGCTCGCACCAAATAGTTGCGCAGCGCCAGTGTGCGTACGAGTAACTCTTGACCGCTCAGTTTGACACCCGTGGAATCGGCTGTTTTTAAACGCTTGCCTCGCTGCTTCAATTGCCGCAATAAACGAAGCGTTACCACCGGCGTCGAGTGATCGAATTCAGTTTCAGTTGACGAGGGCTGCGTGGCAGCGCGGTCGATTTCAGGCACGTCGATTTCCGGCACAAAGAGAGCTTTCTGTGGGCAGACTGTTCTGTCACGGTTCTTGGGGGGACGCCGCGTAGGAGCCAGTATCGAGCAAGGATCCTACATGCTTTTCCATCGAACCGCACGAATTAAACCTTAAACGACTGATGCGTGTCAATTCGGGGGAGTTGGGCAGCACGAAGCCAAACGCCTGAAGAAGTGATACAATGACACGCCAAACCAGTGAATAGCGTCCACTGCCTAGCACTCCTCACAATGTCCGGAGACCGAAATTGCGTAACCCGATTCCCCGCATTTTGAAATCGGTGTTGTACTTGAGTGCTAGTTGGGTGATTGTTGCTTGTGTTGCGTATGGGCAGACGCGGGATGAGGGGGCCAGGAATGAGGGGGACCCTCGCGGTGATTCGGTGCGCAAGCAACTGCCGGATGTGTTGTTCATTGCCGTCGATGATCTCAATGATTGGACCGGTCACCTAGCCGGGCACCCTCAGTCGCAGACTCCCCATATCGATCGATTGGTGGAGCGCGGCGTGGTCTTTACCAATGCTCACTGTGTGGCTCCTGCCTGTAATCCGTCGCGAGCCGGACTCATGAGTGGCATTCGTCCCTGGGAGACTGGAATCTATCTCAATAGCGATCCGGCACAGAGCGTGATGCGTGAGACGTTGACCCTCAACCGCCACTTTCTGGCGCAGGGGTATAAAGCGTTCGGTGGCGGGAAAATCTACCATGGTACCACGAGTGAAGGTCGCGGCGACACGTGGACCGACTGGGGCGGCCGCTTCTCGACGAAGCACGGTGGTGAGCCGAATCGAAATGGGCTTTCCCGCAGTCACTTCGATTGGGGACCGCTCGATATTCCAGCCTCGGAGATGGGGGATTACCAGCTGACCGACTGGGCCATCGACAAATTGCAGCACCAGCCAGTTGACGAGCCGATGTTCTTGGCCGTGGGGTATGTCAAACCTCACTTGCCTTGGTACGTGCCGCAAGAGTACTTCGACCGGTTTCCACTCGATGAAATTCAACTCCCCCTAACGACCGAGTCGGACTTAGACGACATTCCAGCTGCAGGGCGGAAGATGGCTGGTGCCGATGGCGATCATCGGGCCGTGGTAGCAGCTGGTGAATGGAAGAAGGGCGTGCAGGGATACCTGGCAACCATCTCATTTTTGGATGACCAAGTTGGCCGCCTGCTGGAGGGATTGGAGCACAGCCCTCGAGCTGAGAACACGATCGTGGTGTGGTGGACCGACCACGGCTGGGCTTTGGGAGAAAAGCAGCATTGGCGTAAGTTTGCATTGTGGAATGACACCACGCACACTTCCTTTGCCATTGCTGCACCTGGCGTTACTACACCTGGTACTCGCTGTGCGGCAGCCGTTGATTACTTGAGTGTCTATCCCACACTTTGCCAGTTGGCGGGCGTGCCTACGCCGGAGCATGTAAGGGGGCCCAGCCTGTTGCCGCTCCTCCGTGATCCGGCTGCAGAGTGGGAGCATGTGGCCATCTGCACCCACGGTCGTGGCAATCACGCCGCCATGGATCAACGCTATCGATTGATCCGCTACGCGGACGGCACCGAAGAGCTTTACGACACAACCCAAGACCCCAATGAATGGCACAATGTGGCGGGGCGGGCCGAACTGGCCGATGTCAAAGCTAGGCTTGCGCGGGCTCTGCCGGCGGCGGAAGATGAGATTAAAACGCGTCCTGCTAAAGGAAAAGGTGGCAAACGCAATGCGGCCAGCAAACAAGAGTGAGTGAATCTTCGTCCACTCTGGCTAAGGTCTCGAGATTAGGGCTCGCGTGTGGAGTGTGTGCCGCCGTTCTATACACCGCAGCCAATATCTGCTTGCGGCAGGTCGTGCATGTCGATCCCGTTTGGGTCTCAGCCATCAAAGCTATTCCAACGTTCTTGATGGTTGCTCCGCTGGTCTTTCTGCGCTACTGGCGTGGTCAGGTGTTATGGTCGACCCGCAGCGATATTCTCTGGCTCATCGTTACCGGATTTTGTGCGCAAATTTTCGGAAATGTCGCCTTTCAGTGGTCGCTTTCCATTCTTGGACTGGCAATCTCGGTGCCCATGATCCTGGGAGCGATGCTGGTGGGCGGGGCTTTGATTGGTCGCGTCGTGCTGGGAGAACCCGTTCGGCCACGCACGCTCTTGGCCGTTGTGTTGTTGATTGTCGCGGCAGTGATCCTGACCCGTGGTGCTCAGAGCTCCGTTTCCAATCAACCCGATGTCCAGGTTTGGCAGATTGTTTTGGCGGTCTGCGGAAATATGGCCGCTGGCATCGCGTATGCATTCCTGGGCACGATGATGCGTCGCAGCATGCAGGCCGGCATGCCGATGATCTCGACGCTATTTGTGTTGAGTGTTGTTGGCACGGGGTTGCTTGGAACCTGGGCCCTATTCACCGTCGGTGTGCCAGGCATGTTGGCGACCGCGGGGGTGGATTTTGCGATTATGTTTGCCGGTGGCGCCTTCAATGCGCTAGCCTTTCTCTTGCTCGCCAAAGCCCTTCAGCAACTCCCCGTGCTGTACGTGCAACTCCTCAATGCCACGCAAGCGGGGATGGCGGCCATTGCGGGTTGGTTGATTTTTGGTGAACAACTCTCCCCCATGGTACAGCTCGGCTTGGCATTGACGGCTGCCGGGCTGATCATCGCCGGCACCCGCTCCACGCGTCCCAAGCTGATGCGGCCGGCGGCCAAACGCTTAAAACCGTAAACTTTCGGTGGTTCCGGCAACGGTGTCTGGGAGAGGTACGTCTCCCGGCGGATGGAGTCGGTGACTCTCCCCTGCGAGGGTGGCTTTCGTTGGCGGCCGTCGAGGCTGTTTTACTTTCTGCTATAATCGATCGCCTAGCCTGGATCACGAAATGGGGCCTAAGCTCCCCATTGGCTGGCGCTGCGAGCGATTCATCTCCCGCCCGGCGCGCGTCCATGCAGCCCTTGCACGCTGTTCCGACCTCCCCACCTGAGAAGAGACTTCGATGTACCGATCTATACTCTGCAACCTGCTGATGGTGCTGTCCACGCAGTGGCTGTGCCTAGCGTCGTTTTGCTCCGCCCGACAACCGAACGTGCTGTTGGTCATGACGGATGATCAGGGGTACGGCGATCTGGGGGTGCATGGGAATTCGATGATTCAAACTCCGACCTTGGATCAGTTCGCTCGCCAGAGTTTGCGATTGACCGATTTTCATGTGGAGCCGACGTGTGCGGAGACTCGTTCCGCCTTGATGTCGGGGCAGTTTCCCCTGCGGGTTGGAGTGTGGCACACGATCATGGGACGCAGTATTATGCGCGCCGATGCCGTGACGATGCCCCAAGTCTTCCAGGCCTCGGGGTATCGCACGGGAATGTTCGGGAAGTGGCATTTGGGGGACAACTACCCCTACCGCCCCCAAGACCGCGGATTTGACGTAACGCTCCATCATGGTGGCGGTGGCGTAGGACAGACACCCGATGTGTGGGGAAACGACTATTTTGATGATGTCTATCTGGCTAGTGGGAACGCTGGACAAGCAGCCGCCGAAAATGACTCGCGGGAGGAGCGGAGTTCCGTTGCTGCATCGCGTTTAACACCGGTGCGAGGCTATTGCACCGATGTGTTCTTTCGGGCAGCTGAGGAGTTTATTCTGGACGATCGAGAGCAGCCATTCTTTTGCTATCTGGCCACCAATGCCCCGCATGGTCCCTACTATGTCGAAGAGAGCTACAAGCAGCCGTATCTGGAGCAAGGGGTGCCAGAGCCGATGGCGAGCTTCTATGGCATGATCTCCAATATTGATGACAACTTCAAGGGACTGCTGCAGTTGCTCGAGGATCAGTCGCTGTCGCGCGACACGATTGTCGTGTTCATGACCGACAATGGTACGGCGGCAGGCTATCGCCCCCAAGGCAAGGAAGGCGAGTGGAGTGGATTTAATGCTGGTATGCGTGGTACTAAAGGCCAGGCCTATGAAGGTGGACACCGAGTTCCTTGCTTCATTCGCTTTCCCGACGGGCGGATGGCTGACACCGAATTTGATGGGCTAGCTGCCCATGTCGATCTGCTCCCAACCTTGGCGGGGATCGCTGGAATTGATACCCATCCCGCCGAGCATCTCGATGGTCGAAATCTACTCGACGATGTGCATCGAACGCAGGCGTCGGAGCCACGCTCCCTGGTTGTCCAATCGCATCGCGTCGAGCGTCCGCGGTTGTGGACCAAGAGTGCGGTGTTGTTGGAGGACTGGCGATTGATTGATGGCAAGGAGCTCTATTCACTGAAGCAAGATCCAGGACAGACGCAGGACCTTGCCGACGCGCATCCCGATAAGGTAAGGCAATTGCGAGCCGTCTATGAGGCGTGGTGGAGGGATTGTGCTCCCAATCCGGACCAGTACTCGCGGATACCAATCGGCTCTCCTGGTGTTGGACAGGTTACGCTCACGGCCCACGATTGGCATGGGCCGCAACCACCGTGGAATCAGAAGATGATCCTCAAGCAGCCTGCCACGAATGGCTATTGGGAAATTAGCGTCGATCGCCCGGGGTGGTACCAATTCTTGCTCGCCCGTCAGCCTCTCGAAGCCCCGTTGGCATTGAACGGCAATAAAGCGGTCCTGCAGATCGGCGAGTCTGTGCAGACGGTCGAGACACACCCACGGGCTGTGGTAGCACCGATCACCATGCAGCTGGAGGCTGGAGAGTTTCGGCTGTCAACCAAGCTGCTGGGGACCGAGCATGGAAGCCAGGAGGTAGGGGCGTTCGTGGTCTATGCTAATTATTTAGGGGAGCAGCGGCCCGAGTCGGCTGAATTGCCAAACTGGTTGGTACCGGGCGATCGCGTGGCCTGGCTGGGCGGGACGCTCTTCGAAAGAGCCCAGGAGACCGGGCGGCTGGAGTCGGAGTTCGCCGCCCGTGCCCCACTCTCTGGACTGACCTTCTGCAACCTCGCATGGAGCGGCGACGATGCCAGCGGTCGGGCTCGCGCGGTCTTCGGAGCGCCAGGGGATGGCAAGTCCCGACGTACCGCGGACCTTCAATTAGCCCAGCCGAGTGTGGTGGTCGTGGCCTATGGAATGAGTGAAGCGTTGGACGAGACGATTGCGATTGCGAGTTTTCAGGAGGAGCTGCAAGCATTGGTCTTGGAGCAGAAAAGTGCTGGCCGGGAAGTGGTGTTGTGCGAAGTGCCCGAGTTGGTGGTGGATACCCCAGCTACGGCCACTGGCATCGATTGGCCGGAGGTGCAGCGCAAGTACGAGACGCGGCGCACCTCGCTGGACGAGGCCATTGGGGAGGTTGCGAAGCGTACTAGCAAGCTGACCCCCACGATCGTCGTGCGGCTACCTGAACTGCACACAAGTTGGTTTGAGCAGGCGCAGTATGTTAGTCCAGCGGGATATCAAGCTTGGGCTAGTCAGTTTGCGCAATCCGCCGTGGGAGCGGGAGCGGAGGTTGCGGGATCGCTCATGACGCGCCTGGAGCCCCTAGCCGTTGAGGCCAATCGTCTCTTCTTTGAGATGCATCGACCACAGAACGAAACCTATCTGTACCTGTTCCGCAAGCATGAGCAGGGCAACAATGGGGTTGAGCCGCCCCAAAACCGTCCGTTACTGGTCGACCTGCAATTGCGACTCTTGGAGGAGGCCGGGCGCCCTCAAGATTGACGCGCGAGCGGGCGAGGTGAGAGGACTGGGGTGCATCAACGAGCGTCGAAAGCGCAACCCGCCGGTGAGCCAGGACAGGTGGTAGCTGCAACTGGGGAACTGGGGACGCTACCACCCCATAAAAAACTCCAAACGCTCGAAATATCCATAGGCGGTCGCGCGGCGGGTTCCTCGATCGACAAGCAGCTAGGCTGAGGTTCGGGGGAGTGAAATCACCCGCGTGCCGAGTTGGAAAGTCTTGGCGGGTCGAGGGATTGGGGGTATGTTCTTAGGTTCGACGCCTAGGCAAGAGCCGTGCGACACCCTACCCCTCTCTTGGATTCGCTCTAGCGCCAATGAATGCCAGCAATAGTACCTTCCGGCCTCGCTGTCCCACGTGTCAGATGTTGGTGGAAACCGACAACGCTCCAAAATTCCTTCCATTCTGCAGTGACCGCTGTCGTCTGATCGACTTGGGGCGTTGGCTAAATGAGGAGCATGCGGTAACTTGCGACGAGAATGACGAATCGGAAGCTGAGGTCGAACCGACCAGGACGCCCAAGCTGCCTCCTGGCTGGCACGATGCCTAGCAGGCGGCTTAGGGATGAGTGGTTGATCGGTTACCGGTCCTTGAGCCGGCAGCACCTGTTCCCAGTTCCATTACTAGAGACGCCTCAAGGATGCTTTGCGTTCAAGGGCCCCAACCCACCAATCGGCCGCACGACATTTACTCACTGATCTCATAAGATGACCCACAGCGTCGAAGAAACACCTTTCGAAGATCGCCACATACCTCGAGTGGAAATTAGTTGGGATCGTTCGGCTTGGTGGTGGTACCCACTGACGCGGGCAATTCATCCTGCGATGCGCGCTTTTGCACTCGTGCTGAGCCTGGTGGCGATTCTGGTCGCTGTAGGTGGCTGGCGGTTGGGAGATTGGTTGCTCTCGCCGGCATGGCAGGCTTCGGGGCAAGCAATCGTTGCGGCACCGACGGCGTTCTCCTGGCAATTGGGCGGAGCCCTGGAGCGTTTTTTTTCTGAATTCCAGACTTTCGAGCAGTTTGGAATCCGTGAGTTGGGCTTTGTAACGTTTCAGCTTGTGTGGCAGACATTAACCTTTGCCCTGTTTGGTGGCGTGATTGCTCGACGTGGCGCAGTTGAGCTTGGCCAACGCACGGTGGCGGCTTGGGGAGAATCGGTTCGCCTCGTCTCCTCTCGCTGGGCGAGCTACCTGTGGTCGTCTGGAATGCACTTGGTGGGCATCTGTGCTTTGTTGATCCCCGTATTCCTGCTGGGGGTTGTGGCCCGGTTCGGAGCCGTGGGGGCCACCATCGGAGCCGTGGGAGTGTTGGCCTGTTTCCCGTTGGTTTTTGCGATCGGTAGAATGGTCGTCAGCGCCGTTGTTGGCTTTCCCCTGAGTGTGGTGGCAATTTCCCTGGAGCGCAAGGCCGATGCTTTCGAAGGGTTTAGTAGGTCGAATGCCTATTTCTTCCAGCGCCCTATTGAAGCGGCCATCTGCATCTTGGCGTTGTTAGCGATTGGATCTGTTGGCGGACAACTCGTTTTCTGGTCGCTCCATGCTGGCTGGTTCTTTGTCAGTCACAGTTTTGTGTTTACAGCTGGCGGTGTCACGGACGCTTCGCGATTTGGATTGGTGCTCGGGGGGCAACTGACCGAATGGCTAGTTGCAGCGTATTGGTTCAGCTTCTTTTGGACTGGGGCCGCCGCAACCTATCTCATCCTACGGAAATCTGTGGATCATACCGAGTTGGATGAAATGGAACTGTTGGAAAGTCCGATTGAAGAGTCGTTGCCCGCGATCCCAACTGCGGCGGAACGGACTGCGGCCAGCACAACCACTCCTCCATCATCGACCGATCAGGACGCTACTTCTGAGTCGCCCGGTTCGGAGAGTTCGTAGTTGCTCAGGGGGTAGCCTGCACCTTCTAGCCCAGCCTGAAGCCTTTTTCGATCTACAAACTTTCAGAACGTAGCTGCCTCGCATGCCCCGACAACGCAAACGTCGTCCCAATTGGCCCTATCGATTTGCTTGGCTGGCGATTGTTTCGTGCGTCGTGCTCTACATCGTTGGGCAGACCTTGCTTGCCGGCATGACCTATGGGCGCCGTTCGTACGGTACCGATTGGGGGCTGTGCCTAGTTACCGCCCTGCTCGATGCGACGGTTGCCGCTTGGTTCGTTGCCGTGGGAGCTTCCATTGGCAGCTTTTTGAACGTGGTTGCCTATCGTTTACCGTTGGGAAGAAACATTGGGGGGCACTCCGGGTGTCCGTATTGCAACACACCGATTGACGGGACCGACAATGTGCCCGTGCTGGCTTGGATCCAGCTGCGCGGAAGATGTCGCTGCTGTCGATTGCCAATCTCGATCCAGTATCCTCTTGTAGAACTGGCGGTTGCCCTCGTCTTTTTATGGATCTACGTGACCGAGTTCGCAAGCGGCGGGAGCAATCTGCCAGGCGGCAGTTGGGGGGCCCGCGGCAATGGATTTTTGCGGCTAACGGTCACTCCAGAAATTGCGCTGAGGCTCGGCAGCTACTTGTTTGCCATCAGCGGGTTGATTGGGGCAGCTTTAATTGCAGTTCGCGGCAAGAGCGTTCCGTTGAAGCTCTACCTCTGGTCGTTGGTGCCTTGGGTGGTCAGTACTTTGGTGCTGCCTGCGGTGATCATTGTGAAGTGGAGAGTGTCTGGCGAATTATCTCTGACCGATGCCCGCTTGGATGCGGTGGCGAGCCTGTTGTGCGGCCTGGTGGCGGGCATAGCCCTTGCAAGGCTCGTGGCACCGATCGTCTACCCAGGTTTTGACCCACGTCTACTGGCTCAGAATGCGGTTACGCGGGGGGCTCGGCAATGGATGGGCGCGCTGGGCGTGGCAGGGGCCATCGTGGGCTGGCAGGCCGTGGTCTCGCTCGGCTGGTGCATCGTGCTTTCCGGTTGCCTGGCGAGCCTGCTGTTTCGACGTTTCCGGAACCGTGTCAGCTTGGGAGATTTAACGGTTTGGGTTTGGTTCGGCTTACTGCTGTTTCGTGCGAATTGGGCCGCGTTAATGCGCTTCGATGTCTTGCCGGCAAGCTGGCCAGAGGTGATTCGGCAAGTCTTGGGGGCGTTGGGGGTGGCCGTAGTTTGCCTGCTTTATCGAATCCTCAGTTACCGCCCCCCCCTGGAGGATGCCGGAGAATTGCTACCATCGGTGGATTCCTCTTCCCAAACAGACGAGTAGTTGGGCGATTTTGGGGTCTGGGGGAGGTTGGGGGTGTCGAGAGACGACTATTCTCAATGGCATAAATGGCCAAGGTACGCTATACTGGAGTCCCCACCCTGAAGTCGTCGCAGTCTCCAGCGACTCGTGTCTACAGTACCTACCAACCCATCCCACCAACTAACCCAGCCCGATGTGGCCGAATAACGCGCCTGAGCCCGCTAGATTGTTAGCGTTGTTCGCCGGTGCGATATTTCTAAAGGAACCCTCGGATGAGCACTGTTGCAGCCGACTTTGATCGCAATTCGCCGCGCAAAAGCCTGTTTCGTTTTGGCGCCTTGCAGCGGAATCTGAAATGGCTGGCACCCCTCGCCTGTGGACTGGGAATTGCCGGGTATGGCTGGCAAAACCAGTGGTTTGGTGGCTCGACGGCAGCCAATAGCAGCACGTTTCTGACCTATGAGATCCAACCACGCGATCTACCCATTACCGTGATTGAACGCGGTAATCTTGAGAGCCAGACCAATCTACCGGTGTACTGCGAAGTCGACGACGTGCGCAGCGATGGAATTAACGGGACGCCCATCGTCTGGGTCATCGCCAATGGCTCTTCGGTGAAGAAAGGCGATCTGATTTGTGAGCTCGATTCAGCGGCCATTCAGGTCGAATTGGATGACCAGATCTTGGACACTGAGGAAGCTCGTAGTACTGCCATTCAGGCAGAGGCCAATCTGAAGAATCAAGAGATTCAGAATTCGACTGCAGAGTACAAAGCTGAGCTGGATGTGCAGCTGGCAGAGCTCGAGCTGGAGATGTATCAAGACGACTTGGCGGGGTCGCATATCCTGGCCATTGCCGCGATCAACCGTCAGGTCGAGGACCTGAACAATGAGATCCTCGCTGCCGAAATGAACAAAGAACTCCGGAAGAATGAGAAGACCGGCATCGAGAGTTTGTTCAAGTTGGGCTATGCCGGCAAGAGTGAACTCGATCGCGTTGAACTGAGCTACTTGCAGGCCGAAGGTGACTATTCGGCAAAGCTCAACAAGCTCAGGACGCAACTCGCTTCCCTGGAGAAATTGAACACGTTTGACAAGAAGATGCAGCTGTTGGAATTGCAGGGGAAATTGGAGACAAGCCTCCAAGCTCGCAAGCAGGTCTCTGTCACCAACTCAGCCAAGCTAATTCAGATGCAGGGAGTTCTCCTTAGCCGCAACGAACAATTGAGGAAAGAGGAAGAGCGGTTGAAGCGGTATCAAGAGCAGTACGCCAAGTGCAAGATCTACGCTCCGCAAGATGGAATGGTGGCCTATGCCACACCCTCTTCTTCCCGCGATAGCGAGATTGCTGAAGGGGTTCCCGTCCGCCCCCGGCAGCATATCCTTTCCATTCCAAATTTGGAACGCATGCAGGTCAAAGCCAATATTCATGAGTCGGTTCTTGATCGAACACAAGTTGGCCAGCAAGTTGCCATCACCGTCGATGCGTTTCCAGATCGTCGCTACAGCGGAACCGTCAAATCGGTTGCAGTGCTGCCACAACGCAGTTATTACTCCGATACGAAGACCTATGAAACCACCATCGTTATTGACGAGGATGTCTATCAGCTGAAACCGGGGATGACTGCGGTCAGCGAAATCAAGGTGGACTATTTAAAGCAAGTGAATGCCGTGCCAGTGCAAGCCGTTGTGCAGCGTGCTGGAGTGAATTGGTTGTTTGTGCAAGAGGCCGGCCAAGTCGAACGGCGCCAAGTCACCTTGGGGGCAAGCAATGATCAATATGTGATGGTCTCTCAAGGAGTTGATTCTGGCGACCAAGTTGTCCTGAATCCAGCCAGCTTGATGGAGGGCCAAGAAGAGGATGGTGGGCTTGAATTCACTCCAGCCGATCCACAACCTCAAGAGACCCTGGTCGCTACCAGCGACGAGGTAGCAAGGGTTAACTAGTGCTGCATCGCGCCGGCATGCTTGCTTGTGCGGCGCGGGTTCTGCCTGCGGCCGCCAAGCCGTAGCAGCTTGCAGCTCGAGCGACGAGCTTCAGGTGCCTATCTTAGGGCACCCGGCGCCAGTCCCCTACCGGTTACCGAACACTCTTTTACCGCAACCTATCATTGGGGAAACAAGTGTGGATTGCAACTTTTAGGCTAGCTATTCGCAATCTACTCTTGCATAAACTTCGCAGCTTCTTGACCGTCCTGGGGACGATCCTAGGGGTGGCGAGTGTGATTGCCATGCTCAGCGTGGGCGAAGGCTCCAAGAAGGCTGCCGTTGATCAAATACGGCAATTGGGAGCGACCAATGTTATGGTACGCAGTGTACGGCCGGGGGCGAATGGTGATAAAAGCGGCGATACTTCTTCTAGTGGCAATGCCTCCGGAGGCCGAACAGAACTCGAGTACGGTCTCAAGCATGAAGACTTGAGAATGCTGGAGGGGCTTGCCAACTCCGACCTGCAGGCTGAGCAACTCGTCAAACAAATCGTTCCCATCTCCTTGTTGCGCAAGAATGCCCAGCATGGAACGAAGCGGATTGAGAATTCACGCTTGCTCGGTACGACCCCGGAGTTGCTTCAGGTCAAGAATTTGAAACTGGCCCGCGGGCGTTTTTTGATTCCAGCGGATTTGCGAGACTTGGCCAATGTGGTCGTGCTTAGCGAGGGGGCTGCGCGGCGGTTGTTCACTTTTGAGGATCCGATCGGTGAGCCGGTGTTGCTCGGTGATGGAGCCTATCGCGTCGTTGGAATCCTGAAGCAACAGGCCTCTGGCAATGCTACCGCCGGTCAAGTGGGGACCGAAGATCTGAACGAGGATATGTATATTCCCATCACCTCTGCGCGCAGCCGCTTTGGGGAGCGGCAGCGGATTGTGACTGCGGGAAGCAGGAGCTACGAACGCAATGAGTTGAGTGAGATTGCCATTGCGGTAGGATCCGAGGACCATGTCCCGCAGATTGCCGAGATGGTTCGCAAACTCTTGCACACCAAGCATCGCAACGATCATGAATACGAAGTGATCGTGCCGCTTGAATTGCTGCAGCAGGCAGAGCACGAAAAGCAGATCTGGAACATCGTGTTAGGCTCCATCGCAGGTATCTCCTTGTTGGTGGGTGGAATTGGAATCATGAACATTATGTTAGCCACTGTCACCGAGCGGACTCGCGAG
Coding sequences within it:
- a CDS encoding ABC transporter permease, which gives rise to MHKLRSFLTVLGTILGVASVIAMLSVGEGSKKAAVDQIRQLGATNVMVRSVRPGANGDKSGDTSSSGNASGGRTELEYGLKHEDLRMLEGLANSDLQAEQLVKQIVPISLLRKNAQHGTKRIENSRLLGTTPELLQVKNLKLARGRFLIPADLRDLANVVVLSEGAARRLFTFEDPIGEPVLLGDGAYRVVGILKQQASGNATAGQVGTEDLNEDMYIPITSARSRFGERQRIVTAGSRSYERNELSEIAIAVGSEDHVPQIAEMVRKLLHTKHRNDHEYEVIVPLELLQQAEHEKQIWNIVLGSIAGISLLVGGIGIMNIMLATVTERTREIGIRRAIGAKRGDIIRQFLVETVVLSTTGGLIGITLGVSIPMAVTHFVGIPTITSTWSIILAFGISVLTGVVFGVYPARKAARMNPIEALRHQ